Proteins from a genomic interval of Zingiber officinale cultivar Zhangliang chromosome 2A, Zo_v1.1, whole genome shotgun sequence:
- the LOC122039881 gene encoding uncharacterized protein LOC122039881, translating to MAIALRFLSVATFLFLLPSSAVASAGVHDLLKKFGLPKGLLPHSAKNYSLAQDGSFVVRFKHPCYVMFTDELVYYEDTITGHISYGSLSGIKGIQVEKLFVWLPISSFIAVADADSKAIQVNMGFLTETIPWKKFKEIRDCRKKRLQMASDRRNADLLSEELFAAAEV from the exons ATGGCGATCGCCCTCCGCTTCCTCTCCGTCGCCACCTTCCTCTTCCTGCTGCCCTCCTCGGCCGTTGCGTCCGCGGGAGTTCACGATCTCCTCAAGAAGTTCGGCCTCCCCAAGGGCCTCCTTCCCCATTCGGCCAAGAACTACTCCCTCGCCCAGGACGGTTCCTTCGTGGTCCGATTCAAGCACCCATGCTATGTCATGTTCACCGACGAGCTCGTCTACTACGAAGATACAATTACCGGGCATATCTCGTACGGCTCCCTCTCCGGGATCAAAGGCATCCAGGTCGAGAAGCTCTTCGTCTGGCTCCCCATCTCCAGCTTCATTGCCGTTGCCGACGCGGACTCGAAAGCCATCCAGGTCAACATGGGCTTCCTCACCGAGACCATCCCGTGGAAGAAGTTCAAGGAGATCCGCGATTGCCGGAAGAAGCGGCTGCAGATGGCCTCCGACCGCCGCAACGCCGATCTCTTATCTGAGGAGCTGTTTGCAGCTGCTGAG GTTTAA